Proteins encoded together in one Falco biarmicus isolate bFalBia1 chromosome 4, bFalBia1.pri, whole genome shotgun sequence window:
- the SEPTIN7 gene encoding septin-7 isoform X3, whose translation MVVGESGLGKSTLINSLFLTELYSPEYPGPSHRIKKTVQVEQSKVLIKEGGVQLLLTIVDTPGFGDAVDNSNCWQPVIDYIDSKFEDYLNAESRVNRRQMPDNRVQCCLYFIAPSGHGLKPLDIEFMKRLHEKVNIIPLIAKADTLTPEECQQFKKQIMKEIQEHKIKIYEFPETDDEEENKIVKKIKDRLPLAVVGSNTIIEVNGKRVRGRQYPWGVAEVENGEHCDFTILRNMLIRTHMQDLKDVTNNVHYENYRSRKLAAVTYNGVDNNKNKGQLTKFDTVEGMSPLAQMEEERREHVAKMKKMEMEMEQVFEMKVKEKVQKLKDSEAELQRRHEQMKKNLEAQHKELEEKRRQFEDEKANWEAQQRILEQQNSSRTLEKNKKKGKIF comes from the exons gtgAATCTGGACTGGGAAAATCAACATTAATCAACTCATTATTCTTAACAGAATTGTATTCCCCAGAGTATCCAGGTCCTTCACACAGAATTAAAAAGACTGTACAG GTTGAGCAGTCAAAAGTTTTAATCAAGGAGGGTGGTGTTCAGTTACTACTTACAATAGTTGACACACCAGGATTTGGCGATGCTGTGGATAATAGTAATTG TTGGCAGCCAGTTATCGACTACATTGACAGTAAATTTGAGGACTACCTGAATGCAGAATCTCGAGTGAACAGACGTCAGATGCCAGATAATAGAGTGCAGTGTTGTTTATACTTCATTGCTCCTTCAGGACATGG ACTTAAGCCTTTGGATATAGAGTTTATGAAGCGCCTGCATGAAAAAGTGAATATCATTCCACTTATTGCCAAAGCAGACACACTTACACCTGAGGAATGccaacagtttaaaaaacag aTAATGAAAGAAATCCAagaacacaaaattaaaatatatgaatttCCAGAAACagatgatgaagaagaaaataagattgtTAAAAAGATAAAG GACCGTTTACCTCTTGCTGTGGTAGGTAGTAATACGAtcattgaagtcaatggcaaGAGAGTTAGAGGAAGGCAGTACCCGTGGGGTGTTGCAGAAG TTGAAAATGGTGAACACTGTGATTTCACAATTCTGAGGAACATGTTGATAAG aactcatatgcaggacctgaagGATGTCACTAATAACGTACATTATGAGAactacagaagcagaaaactggCAGCTGTTACATACAACGGTGttgacaacaacaaaaataaagggCAGCTAACAAA attTGACACAGTTGAAGGCAT GAGCCCGTTGGCAcagatggaggaggaaaggagggagcatgtagccaaaatgaaaaaaatggaaatggaaatggaacAGGTGTTTGAGatgaaagtcaaagaaaaagTTCAGAAACTGAAGGACTCCGAGGCTGAG CTGCAGCGACGCCACgagcaaatgaaaaagaatttggAGGCACAACACAAAGAATTAGAGGAAAAGCGTCGCCAGTTTGAGGATGAGAAAGCAAACTGGGAAGCTCAACAGCGTATTTTGGAACAACAGAATTCTTCCAG GACCTTGGAAAAGAataagaagaaagggaagatattttaa
- the SEPTIN7 gene encoding septin-7 isoform X4, protein MVVGESGLGKSTLINSLFLTELYSPEYPGPSHRIKKTVQVEQSKVLIKEGGVQLLLTIVDTPGFGDAVDNSNCWQPVIDYIDSKFEDYLNAESRVNRRQMPDNRVQCCLYFIAPSGHGLKPLDIEFMKRLHEKVNIIPLIAKADTLTPEECQQFKKQIMKEIQEHKIKIYEFPETDDEEENKIVKKIKDRLPLAVVGSNTIIEVNGKRVRGRQYPWGVAEVENGEHCDFTILRNMLIRTHMQDLKDVTNNVHYENYRSRKLAAVTYNGVDNNKNKGQLTKSPLAQMEEERREHVAKMKKMEMEMEQVFEMKVKEKVQKLKDSEAELQRRHEQMKKNLEAQHKELEEKRRQFEDEKANWEAQQRILEQQNSSRTLEKNKKKGKIF, encoded by the exons gtgAATCTGGACTGGGAAAATCAACATTAATCAACTCATTATTCTTAACAGAATTGTATTCCCCAGAGTATCCAGGTCCTTCACACAGAATTAAAAAGACTGTACAG GTTGAGCAGTCAAAAGTTTTAATCAAGGAGGGTGGTGTTCAGTTACTACTTACAATAGTTGACACACCAGGATTTGGCGATGCTGTGGATAATAGTAATTG TTGGCAGCCAGTTATCGACTACATTGACAGTAAATTTGAGGACTACCTGAATGCAGAATCTCGAGTGAACAGACGTCAGATGCCAGATAATAGAGTGCAGTGTTGTTTATACTTCATTGCTCCTTCAGGACATGG ACTTAAGCCTTTGGATATAGAGTTTATGAAGCGCCTGCATGAAAAAGTGAATATCATTCCACTTATTGCCAAAGCAGACACACTTACACCTGAGGAATGccaacagtttaaaaaacag aTAATGAAAGAAATCCAagaacacaaaattaaaatatatgaatttCCAGAAACagatgatgaagaagaaaataagattgtTAAAAAGATAAAG GACCGTTTACCTCTTGCTGTGGTAGGTAGTAATACGAtcattgaagtcaatggcaaGAGAGTTAGAGGAAGGCAGTACCCGTGGGGTGTTGCAGAAG TTGAAAATGGTGAACACTGTGATTTCACAATTCTGAGGAACATGTTGATAAG aactcatatgcaggacctgaagGATGTCACTAATAACGTACATTATGAGAactacagaagcagaaaactggCAGCTGTTACATACAACGGTGttgacaacaacaaaaataaagggCAGCTAACAAA GAGCCCGTTGGCAcagatggaggaggaaaggagggagcatgtagccaaaatgaaaaaaatggaaatggaaatggaacAGGTGTTTGAGatgaaagtcaaagaaaaagTTCAGAAACTGAAGGACTCCGAGGCTGAG CTGCAGCGACGCCACgagcaaatgaaaaagaatttggAGGCACAACACAAAGAATTAGAGGAAAAGCGTCGCCAGTTTGAGGATGAGAAAGCAAACTGGGAAGCTCAACAGCGTATTTTGGAACAACAGAATTCTTCCAG GACCTTGGAAAAGAataagaagaaagggaagatattttaa
- the SEPTIN7 gene encoding septin-7 isoform X2, producing MTGSQSLRAECMFSGESGLGKSTLINSLFLTELYSPEYPGPSHRIKKTVQVEQSKVLIKEGGVQLLLTIVDTPGFGDAVDNSNCWQPVIDYIDSKFEDYLNAESRVNRRQMPDNRVQCCLYFIAPSGHGLKPLDIEFMKRLHEKVNIIPLIAKADTLTPEECQQFKKQIMKEIQEHKIKIYEFPETDDEEENKIVKKIKDRLPLAVVGSNTIIEVNGKRVRGRQYPWGVAEVENGEHCDFTILRNMLIRTHMQDLKDVTNNVHYENYRSRKLAAVTYNGVDNNKNKGQLTKSPLAQMEEERREHVAKMKKMEMEMEQVFEMKVKEKVQKLKDSEAELQRRHEQMKKNLEAQHKELEEKRRQFEDEKANWEAQQRILEQQNSSRTLEKNKKKGKIF from the exons ATGACAGGTTCTCAAAGCCTTAGAGCGGAGTGCATGTTTTCAG gtgAATCTGGACTGGGAAAATCAACATTAATCAACTCATTATTCTTAACAGAATTGTATTCCCCAGAGTATCCAGGTCCTTCACACAGAATTAAAAAGACTGTACAG GTTGAGCAGTCAAAAGTTTTAATCAAGGAGGGTGGTGTTCAGTTACTACTTACAATAGTTGACACACCAGGATTTGGCGATGCTGTGGATAATAGTAATTG TTGGCAGCCAGTTATCGACTACATTGACAGTAAATTTGAGGACTACCTGAATGCAGAATCTCGAGTGAACAGACGTCAGATGCCAGATAATAGAGTGCAGTGTTGTTTATACTTCATTGCTCCTTCAGGACATGG ACTTAAGCCTTTGGATATAGAGTTTATGAAGCGCCTGCATGAAAAAGTGAATATCATTCCACTTATTGCCAAAGCAGACACACTTACACCTGAGGAATGccaacagtttaaaaaacag aTAATGAAAGAAATCCAagaacacaaaattaaaatatatgaatttCCAGAAACagatgatgaagaagaaaataagattgtTAAAAAGATAAAG GACCGTTTACCTCTTGCTGTGGTAGGTAGTAATACGAtcattgaagtcaatggcaaGAGAGTTAGAGGAAGGCAGTACCCGTGGGGTGTTGCAGAAG TTGAAAATGGTGAACACTGTGATTTCACAATTCTGAGGAACATGTTGATAAG aactcatatgcaggacctgaagGATGTCACTAATAACGTACATTATGAGAactacagaagcagaaaactggCAGCTGTTACATACAACGGTGttgacaacaacaaaaataaagggCAGCTAACAAA GAGCCCGTTGGCAcagatggaggaggaaaggagggagcatgtagccaaaatgaaaaaaatggaaatggaaatggaacAGGTGTTTGAGatgaaagtcaaagaaaaagTTCAGAAACTGAAGGACTCCGAGGCTGAG CTGCAGCGACGCCACgagcaaatgaaaaagaatttggAGGCACAACACAAAGAATTAGAGGAAAAGCGTCGCCAGTTTGAGGATGAGAAAGCAAACTGGGAAGCTCAACAGCGTATTTTGGAACAACAGAATTCTTCCAG GACCTTGGAAAAGAataagaagaaagggaagatattttaa
- the SEPTIN7 gene encoding septin-7 isoform X1, with the protein MTGSQSLRAECMFSGESGLGKSTLINSLFLTELYSPEYPGPSHRIKKTVQVEQSKVLIKEGGVQLLLTIVDTPGFGDAVDNSNCWQPVIDYIDSKFEDYLNAESRVNRRQMPDNRVQCCLYFIAPSGHGLKPLDIEFMKRLHEKVNIIPLIAKADTLTPEECQQFKKQIMKEIQEHKIKIYEFPETDDEEENKIVKKIKDRLPLAVVGSNTIIEVNGKRVRGRQYPWGVAEVENGEHCDFTILRNMLIRTHMQDLKDVTNNVHYENYRSRKLAAVTYNGVDNNKNKGQLTKFDTVEGMSPLAQMEEERREHVAKMKKMEMEMEQVFEMKVKEKVQKLKDSEAELQRRHEQMKKNLEAQHKELEEKRRQFEDEKANWEAQQRILEQQNSSRTLEKNKKKGKIF; encoded by the exons ATGACAGGTTCTCAAAGCCTTAGAGCGGAGTGCATGTTTTCAG gtgAATCTGGACTGGGAAAATCAACATTAATCAACTCATTATTCTTAACAGAATTGTATTCCCCAGAGTATCCAGGTCCTTCACACAGAATTAAAAAGACTGTACAG GTTGAGCAGTCAAAAGTTTTAATCAAGGAGGGTGGTGTTCAGTTACTACTTACAATAGTTGACACACCAGGATTTGGCGATGCTGTGGATAATAGTAATTG TTGGCAGCCAGTTATCGACTACATTGACAGTAAATTTGAGGACTACCTGAATGCAGAATCTCGAGTGAACAGACGTCAGATGCCAGATAATAGAGTGCAGTGTTGTTTATACTTCATTGCTCCTTCAGGACATGG ACTTAAGCCTTTGGATATAGAGTTTATGAAGCGCCTGCATGAAAAAGTGAATATCATTCCACTTATTGCCAAAGCAGACACACTTACACCTGAGGAATGccaacagtttaaaaaacag aTAATGAAAGAAATCCAagaacacaaaattaaaatatatgaatttCCAGAAACagatgatgaagaagaaaataagattgtTAAAAAGATAAAG GACCGTTTACCTCTTGCTGTGGTAGGTAGTAATACGAtcattgaagtcaatggcaaGAGAGTTAGAGGAAGGCAGTACCCGTGGGGTGTTGCAGAAG TTGAAAATGGTGAACACTGTGATTTCACAATTCTGAGGAACATGTTGATAAG aactcatatgcaggacctgaagGATGTCACTAATAACGTACATTATGAGAactacagaagcagaaaactggCAGCTGTTACATACAACGGTGttgacaacaacaaaaataaagggCAGCTAACAAA attTGACACAGTTGAAGGCAT GAGCCCGTTGGCAcagatggaggaggaaaggagggagcatgtagccaaaatgaaaaaaatggaaatggaaatggaacAGGTGTTTGAGatgaaagtcaaagaaaaagTTCAGAAACTGAAGGACTCCGAGGCTGAG CTGCAGCGACGCCACgagcaaatgaaaaagaatttggAGGCACAACACAAAGAATTAGAGGAAAAGCGTCGCCAGTTTGAGGATGAGAAAGCAAACTGGGAAGCTCAACAGCGTATTTTGGAACAACAGAATTCTTCCAG GACCTTGGAAAAGAataagaagaaagggaagatattttaa